TTAGCTTAGATAtgatatcaaacaaaaataatattgaaaaaatcgAACCAACTTAACTATGTAAATACCTAATTTAAATCATAATTGCACATATATAACTCAAAAAGAACAACTCAagtaatttgtttcaaaataaatttagatgATTTTAGTTTCCCTTACGAACTCAAATCGAATCATAAACATCCCTTACAATTAATAGCACAAGACCTAAAGATCGATGTTCATAATGGACCTATCATTTAACGTATCGTATTATACCATATagtaattttagtttttgtacCTGCTGCCCCCACATTTGACAACATAAGCAATCTCCATGATAGGAATTGGAACATTGTAAGGATTTGTAACAGAAACTTTAGCATGATATGAAATGCTATCAAAGTTAATATTCTTCACATCCACCTCCATAACCGTTGCTTCTGGCTTCTCCATCTCCGCCACCTTCTCTGATACGTAATTCTTTGCCTTGTCTACGTAATCCATCCttctcaaataaatattttagatttgAGTTTCGATTTACTTTTGAAGGAAACAATGAGATTGTCGATATATAAGATAAGATAGACTTGAATTTCTGTCAATCGATATATTCAGCTAGTTATATGAtgtgaaaaaaattagattGGATTTCTTGTTATGACAAGATGGATTAACTAAATCCACGGCCGGCTATCCATTTATGCTTTAATTACTCATGCGTTGTATTAATTTGTATTATTACGTTATATGTTggatgataaatatatatatttctaaaaaaaattatagagatATATTATATCGATAAATGACAGAAATCTCACATTTAAGTTCTCTTATTACTATTATCCcatattagttttataaatttccAAAATCCATCATTTTCACACATCAAATTAACGTATCAgcacatcaaattaatgtatctcgcgcattaaattaatatatatcgCGCATCAATTAATGTATAtcacgcatcagattaatgtattttgtataaaatgtacatcagattagtgtattagatataaaatgtaatgtatcgtacttaacgattaatgtatctcgcacgtcagattaatgtatcaaaaGTTATATTATTGCATCATTTGagggatttttgtaattatatactTATAAAGGACAAATTGTAATTTTGTCTTAAAAGTGTGTGATTTCTGTCCTTTGCCCTTAGGTAAAAGGAGCAAAAcgcatattttaatttaatttccgATTGAATATGCTTTACGAAATATTTCAATTATCAatgattaaatgaaaaaaaaaaaaggataatatcCCTTGGCTTaatcaataaaacaaataatccAATGAATTTAACGTGTTGTATACAATagaattgaaaattgttatGATGTTTGGTTTATGGGACGGATGGAGTATTATGCATCATCTATTTTTAGTAAGATGACAAGTATTAAGAAATGTGTTTGTttgaattgattaaaaaaatgtgttatataaattgaagtatgaaaaatatcaaactcattttatatcttttaaaaaaatatttatcactttATTGTATTACAACAGTATTCTACTGCTCATTTGTTGATCATGAATATGTTTATTCTTCCATGGTTAGACagttttaaaagtttgaaatatttgttGTGCTCAAGATATTCTCTCTtggaatcattcttttttaagaatAGATATATGCCACTCACTTGGTTTTACCTTATATGGAGGCAGGTTAAATGTGGttcaaattaattcaattatatttgatactcatttttttatgcaaagtataaatacaaaaaatgagaaataaatGCTAAGTTAgtgattaaaattataaatatgaaatttatcaaattaatatcTTAAATCCATTTCTAAATTGAAGAGACatttctaaaattataaaatttgctATAAATTGTTATTGTTACATGGTATCTCATTCACTTGGAAGAATAAAATTGACGCTTcaagtaatttgttaaagtaaaTTTTGCAATATTCCTTTTGGCTAACTAGAAATCTCCCCAAAAAATTTTGCTTTGTGGGATTCATTtcaattacaaatttaaacatTTCTTAATCTAGTGCGTACACATACATGAAGTATTTCTACCTTGTAATTATGTGAGacataaaaagttaaaaatttatattaaatgagGTATAACTTAAATATCATACCAAATTATTTCTTCGATCTGAGTCACATTTTAAAAATCAGCTTAAAAGGAGAATGTAATATAAGTAGCACATAGTTCCCGTCAGTCAATCAATCATATTAAACCACATTCAAGttaaattttatctaaaaattaatgaaacagagaaatatattgaaaacacttttaaattttacgcgaattattagtttcatcttCAAACTATTAACAAACTTAAAGATATCTCTCTACTTGTCTAACTAAACTAAAATACATCCCTGATCTTGTCATATGAATGAAATACACCGACCGCTAAATATCAACACTTCTCTTTCTGGCTTTTTATTAAGAGTTTGACGCTATTACAAAAGTTTAAAACTACTTATTATGTCATATGATAGATCTAACATGTATTTTTAATTCAGTTATCAATAATTCACGTCAAATTTCAGATTGTTTTTCAATATTCTCTAGAATTTATATATCCATATAATTCTAAaaagaaaactttaaaaaaagaaagaatgaatcAATCAAAACACTTTGTTACCTTTTCTCTATATGCCTATGATCTCTTTCTCTATAATAATATAAGGGAATGGAATTATACTTTACATCTACAAATTCAATAAAGTTTCTCACTTCAacattctcttttttcttttctatcttCCAATCTCTAAcgtacaaaaaaaataatgaaaaatactacaaaactaaaaagaataaaaaaaagcatcattttaaaaaaaaaaaaaatctgccACGTGTCCTTTATCAGTAGTAGAGCAATCAACGACCGCCTGCCGCCGTAGTTGCTGCGTTATTCGCCAGCCAAGGGAACTGAAAATTCGCCGGAAAATTCTCCGGCGAGATATCTCCGGTGGCCGGGATTTCCAATTCATCCAAACCGTCGAAGAAATCATCTTCCGGTTCCATTTTATCCAACCCAACATCGGAAACACCAAATTCATCATCGTCATCTTCAAAAGTATCTTCTTTTTCGTCTCTGCTGCTTTCTTGATTTTCCGGTGCCGGTGAATTTGTCACCGGCGAAGATACCGGCGACGATCCGGTGGGTTTCACCGTTTTTTGGCGGCTGATTCCGGCTAAGGAATTTCTGTGAGTAGGCATTGGATGGTTGTGCTCAGCTGTATAAGTGACAATAAACATATTCGGGTCGGATCTATTCCGCTCCACTTGTTTTCGGGCCAAACAACCTTTTGAAGTGCTACATTTGTAATATCCCCTgtttataatcaaaataaatgtcCATAAATATCCATCGAAATTTCACAAAATACAACTAAGATAGTGTATAAtagattcttttattttgatttcataAATATCCATCGAAATTTCACAAAATACAATTAAGATAATGTATAATAGATTCTTTTATTTCGATTATATCCTCCGAATTATATATAGTAAGAGTCAAATTTTTCTAGTGAAcaagaaaattttcaatatattgagttgagtttattcttgttcttttttttttttaaacaatgaaaaaatttgTTGGAAACAACCAAATATGTACTCATTTAATTTCCTTCACTTTATTAGTTagttttcaaaagttaatttaattacttttgaaaatttatattaatttgatactttaaataaaataaaaatatatataataaaatattagttaatttttttataatttgactttaaaaaattaaaaatatgtcagTTAAAATTAGAGGGAAATAGTTGTAAAAGAAACCAATAATAATACCTTGGGTATGGGGAACCTTTAATAGGTTTTTGTCCATATTTTCTCCAAGACCACATATCAGAAGATAAACCATCAGCAGCTACTTGACATACTTTCTTTAAATGGTTCTTCctgtaaataataaaaataaaatccatcaagtaaattaaaaaaaaataacattgaggtgtaaaaattgaaaattttaaaaaaattgttgcatCTTTTATCCTCAAcccaaacaaattaaaatcatccaacaaaaaaaaaacatcaaattttctCACTATATAAGAATTTTCACCATATAATAAAAAGTGAACGTAGCTTGATTTCATAAGGTTTATGTACAGatcataaatttatatgtttacAGTAGtaaatataaacacataaataatattgtttttaCGATATTAATTCAAATGAATATCCATAAATTGTAGATCTGTTGTGTAAAAAGTAATAGTGATTATAATTTACCTTCTTTTGATTGTTTGACTTTGAGCATGTAAATTACATGATAAAGTTCTGTTGGGTTGAATTGATTTCGTATCAGTAAGCTGTTGCGACGGTGATTGTGATGAAATGACCGTTAATTTTTCGGATGGTTGATTAATAAATGGCTTGCAAAGTTGATGCAATTCTTCGAAATCATCactaattttatttctattcaATACTAGGCTCTGTTTGAGAACCAGATCTTCAAAGCAAAATACAGAGTTATTGTTACTGTTATTATCATCATCTGTTGTTCTTGGTTGGAAGTTGGTAAAACTGATGTCGCCGGCGGTTGTGGTGGCGGTGCAGCTTCTGACGACGGCGTTTAGATCCCAATCTTCTTCCATAGTCTCTCTCTGTTTTTGCTCTGCTTTATCcttgactttttcttttctttttttagagagaagaagaagacaaaagaaGGCGCTGACTTTTTTGAGGTAAAGAGTGAGGGGATGTAAAATGGGTGGGATGGGAtcatatagagagagagaaagagagtgTTGTATGCGTGTATTTTTAGCTGGTTTTTgatgactaatttttaaagaatgttaaaaataaaatatcctaaaaaataatttaggactatataaatagagacatgtttcttctaacttaatcagcattcacaatgtagtcttataggctttgagagttttggtttgGGGGAGAATTTgcgggtcacaagcttgatacattATCGCTTGTGTGAACCttccatgtattctgagtgaattgatTGAGATTGTTTCTTTTGGTACTttcatatttatagtgaattgttcatctcctttgtggacgtatgTCGATTGACCAAACCTCGCTAAATCTTTGTGTCCGTTGGTGTGtttctcttttatctttttactCATAATCTTTCGAAATTTGTTTTGCTAGCTTCCAcattacacctgcttattttgaTTCCAACAACACCGTGTCCTCAAAAAGCTATAAAAGTATTATACCCTTTTCTCTAATATGTCTTCCGCCTACTCTATATCTTCTCATACTTGTCATAGCCAACATCTTCTACTTTCTCACTAAGACATATGTACATCTCCTCTATCCTTGTCAATACTTGTTGTCTCCTCtaatattatttgtatggaAAAGTTAAaactcataataataattttttttaaaaaaaatcaaatggcTTAACAAATACAAATTGTCATTTCCCACCTTTATCactttttacaaattttaaaaagttgaatCCAACTAAACTACTAAATTCCAATTAGACAACATTGGCTTTTACAAGAGGGTGGGGGTAGGGTTTGACTAAAGACAATTGTCAAATGCGTGGGGTTGGTGTGTGTGTCATACGGTGCTACCACGAGGCATCTGCTTACATCGGCACTCGTGAGGTTACTATTCCGTTTCTAATTATTCGACCAATTTTGacttacatatatttattaagaaaaaataatatatgattaatataattattttatttttattaataaaattaatttttttcttttaatttattaaaaacaacaaataaaagaaaatagactAGTAACTTTTATTGGGGGCTCGATAGTGGGAATTACATAAatccaaaataattataaaaaggaaacGAGGGGCAATTCATGTGGACACTACCAAAAGTTTATGCCTAACTAAGAATATATATTCAACTCTCCCTTCTTGCGCGTGCAATCATCTAACATTCCTATTTCGTTTCGTTTGATAGtcgatatttatattagattcaaattaatttgaatttgtattatatagAATGTCATTTAGGGAGAAGTACTTCCTATAAGGAGTACACATGGAATAGCTAGGTTGGTTTGAGTTTTTCAATActaaattaagtttttttatcgagtttttaaatttataaattaa
The sequence above is a segment of the Solanum lycopersicum chromosome 10, SLM_r2.1 genome. Coding sequences within it:
- the LOC101258194 gene encoding WRKY transcription factor 22, with the protein product MEEDWDLNAVVRSCTATTTAGDISFTNFQPRTTDDDNNSNNNSVFCFEDLVLKQSLVLNRNKISDDFEELHQLCKPFINQPSEKLTVISSQSPSQQLTDTKSIQPNRTLSCNLHAQSQTIKRRKNHLKKVCQVAADGLSSDMWSWRKYGQKPIKGSPYPRGYYKCSTSKGCLARKQVERNRSDPNMFIVTYTAEHNHPMPTHRNSLAGISRQKTVKPTGSSPVSSPVTNSPAPENQESSRDEKEDTFEDDDDEFGVSDVGLDKMEPEDDFFDGLDELEIPATGDISPENFPANFQFPWLANNAATTAAGGR